A region of Subtercola boreus DNA encodes the following proteins:
- a CDS encoding LysR family transcriptional regulator, giving the protein MHVNLEQLRSFVEVAQRGNFTRAAEHLHLAQPSLSRQIATLEQDLGAELFARARGGSTLTVAGESLLPLARRMLADADSVRRELAELAGLQRGRVRLGATPTLCISLVAEVLSTFHAAHPGIELHLSEHGSRRLLDELAAGELDLALITTSGAASADRFTVSPLLAEELVVISSAAAPPLTARASLRLTDVAALPQIVFSSSYDLRATTDAAFAAAGLRPEVVLEGAQMDAVLRFVERGLGVAIVPAMVLIDRPGLRSVRLTAPALSRTISLARPADARPTAAVALMQRTIAATATAFAARAGATMRLAAPPAAGS; this is encoded by the coding sequence ATGCATGTGAACCTCGAACAGCTCCGCAGTTTCGTCGAAGTGGCGCAACGCGGCAACTTCACCCGCGCCGCCGAACACCTGCACCTCGCCCAGCCCTCACTGAGTCGCCAGATCGCCACCCTCGAGCAGGATCTCGGTGCCGAACTCTTCGCCCGGGCCCGCGGCGGCAGCACCCTCACCGTCGCCGGCGAGTCGCTGCTGCCGCTGGCCCGGCGGATGCTCGCCGACGCCGACTCGGTGCGTCGCGAGCTCGCCGAACTCGCTGGCCTACAGCGCGGGCGGGTGCGCCTCGGCGCGACCCCGACCCTCTGCATCAGCCTCGTCGCGGAGGTGCTGAGCACCTTCCACGCCGCGCATCCGGGGATCGAACTGCACCTCTCGGAGCACGGCTCCCGGCGCCTCCTCGACGAACTCGCCGCGGGCGAACTCGACCTCGCGCTCATCACCACCTCGGGCGCGGCTTCCGCCGACCGGTTCACCGTCAGCCCGCTGCTCGCCGAGGAGCTGGTCGTCATCTCCTCAGCCGCCGCCCCGCCGCTCACCGCTCGTGCCAGTCTGCGGCTCACGGATGTCGCGGCCCTCCCGCAGATCGTCTTCAGTTCGTCGTACGACCTCCGGGCGACGACCGACGCCGCCTTCGCCGCGGCCGGCCTCCGCCCCGAGGTGGTGCTCGAAGGGGCGCAGATGGATGCCGTGCTGAGGTTCGTCGAACGCGGGCTCGGCGTCGCCATCGTTCCGGCCATGGTGCTCATCGATCGCCCCGGACTCCGTTCCGTGCGGCTCACCGCGCCCGCGCTCAGCCGCACGATCAGCCTCGCCCGCCCCGCGGACGCCCGCCCCACCGCCGCGGTCGCCCTCATGCAGCGCACCATCGCGGCCACGGCCACGGCCTTCGCCGCCCGCGCCGGCGCCACGATGCGCCTCGCCGCTCCGCCCGCCGCGGGCTCCTGA
- a CDS encoding GNAT family N-acetyltransferase, protein MPVTRVRPVDVAELRGFLAEVDLTLAGLDAPTVRLWVDRDASGVIVGSTGFELSADGAHALIRSVAVRPGIRNTGAGTRLALFALAEAEASGASTAWLFSRRSGPFWQKLGFEPADRDALAAALPDTHQVRLFASTGQLAREAAWSRQLDGAGR, encoded by the coding sequence GTGCCTGTGACTCGTGTCCGACCTGTCGATGTGGCTGAGCTGCGCGGATTCCTCGCCGAGGTCGACCTCACCCTCGCGGGTCTCGACGCCCCGACCGTGCGGCTGTGGGTCGACCGCGACGCGTCCGGCGTGATCGTCGGGAGCACAGGCTTCGAGCTGAGCGCCGACGGAGCGCATGCCCTCATCAGGAGCGTCGCGGTGCGGCCCGGCATCCGGAACACCGGCGCAGGCACGCGACTGGCCCTGTTCGCGCTGGCTGAGGCCGAGGCATCCGGAGCATCGACCGCGTGGTTGTTCTCCCGCCGGTCGGGGCCGTTCTGGCAGAAGCTCGGCTTCGAGCCGGCCGACCGGGATGCACTGGCGGCGGCGCTGCCCGACACGCACCAGGTGCGCCTGTTCGCTTCGACAGGGCAACTAGCCCGGGAGGCGGCATGGTCGCGTCAACTCGACGGCGCAGGCCGCTGA
- a CDS encoding S1 family peptidase encodes MQHRSHRLGRPLAIVAAASLGLGGLLAAPAAFANTAATPAPVSGDAYQEQAAALLSDPAIQAVGRDASGNVVVVKVAGSDSSDGLDAFDARFDNVVVKSVGAPLTDYSTDDVVGGAGYFVPDDPDAPAAGSACSIGFSAWSPAGKPAVLSAGHCTSDGVATDTYLTLPSGDEAGGGASSDFAIVSALGTFGFSQYGGIGNTKGKNNKDSIDISVIDLTNEDLTTLPKVTDWTTAASEDLSKSTKTITSVGAPEVGKAVAKSGRTTGYTDGATVDIVDGWANVGGRIVYGFGSALVADHGDSGGAVFQGSKAVGILSGGSPASGSDPAFMWASDLQNDLAHTDGYTVKLSISAPALTNPADGGNVERGASISGTAPASSTVTIDPKDGDSFTVDADADGTFSFPAPSALGTYEFTAQAKSGFNTSSKASFSVKVVPVPLKAPVITSPADGSSVVTSLTEVTGTGTPGTKITVKGDVQGTDTVDGSGNWSVPADLSYGTVYSIDVTQSAEGQTSPVATSVFSVIPAQAGITSPTNNSTVANADKPTNATGTGITGATISAKINGVPVQGTTKVIDGEWSLVLGSAVQVGANELVVTQSIDGASSEARIAFTVQAAAGTPTATPAPTPGNGSGSGSGSGSGSGSGSGSGTGGGLAHTGLEVTGISVLAAIMLALGSAFLVTRRRAARNNAQ; translated from the coding sequence ATGCAGCACAGATCACACCGTCTCGGACGGCCGCTCGCAATCGTCGCGGCGGCGTCTCTCGGCCTCGGCGGCCTGCTCGCCGCTCCCGCCGCCTTCGCGAACACCGCCGCCACCCCGGCACCGGTCAGCGGAGACGCCTACCAGGAGCAGGCCGCGGCGCTGCTCTCAGATCCGGCCATCCAGGCCGTCGGGCGCGATGCCTCCGGCAACGTGGTTGTCGTGAAGGTCGCCGGCAGCGACTCCTCAGACGGACTCGACGCCTTCGACGCGCGGTTCGACAACGTCGTCGTCAAGTCGGTCGGCGCACCGCTCACCGACTATTCCACCGATGATGTCGTCGGTGGGGCGGGATACTTCGTGCCCGACGACCCCGATGCCCCGGCAGCAGGCTCGGCCTGCTCGATCGGCTTCTCCGCCTGGTCCCCGGCCGGCAAGCCCGCGGTCCTGAGTGCCGGCCACTGCACCTCCGACGGTGTGGCCACCGACACCTACCTCACGCTTCCGAGTGGCGACGAGGCCGGCGGCGGCGCATCGTCCGACTTCGCCATCGTCTCCGCTCTCGGCACGTTCGGTTTCTCCCAGTACGGCGGGATCGGCAACACGAAGGGCAAGAACAACAAGGACTCGATCGACATCTCGGTGATCGACCTGACGAACGAGGATCTGACCACGCTGCCCAAGGTGACCGACTGGACCACCGCTGCGTCGGAAGACCTTTCGAAGTCGACGAAGACCATCACCTCCGTTGGTGCGCCTGAGGTCGGCAAGGCTGTCGCCAAGTCGGGTCGCACCACCGGCTACACCGATGGAGCCACCGTCGACATCGTCGACGGCTGGGCCAACGTCGGTGGACGTATCGTCTACGGTTTCGGCAGCGCACTCGTCGCCGACCACGGCGACTCCGGCGGAGCGGTCTTCCAGGGCAGCAAGGCTGTCGGCATCCTGAGCGGCGGATCGCCGGCCAGTGGATCTGACCCGGCGTTCATGTGGGCATCAGACCTGCAGAACGACCTCGCCCACACCGACGGCTACACCGTGAAGCTCTCGATCTCCGCCCCGGCCCTCACCAACCCGGCCGACGGTGGCAACGTCGAGCGCGGCGCGAGCATCTCGGGCACGGCACCCGCCTCCTCGACGGTCACCATCGACCCGAAGGACGGCGACTCGTTCACCGTCGACGCAGACGCCGACGGAACCTTCTCATTCCCCGCGCCCAGCGCCCTCGGCACCTACGAGTTCACGGCGCAGGCGAAGTCGGGCTTCAACACCTCCTCGAAGGCCTCCTTCTCGGTCAAGGTCGTTCCCGTGCCCCTGAAGGCTCCGGTCATCACCAGCCCGGCAGACGGATCCTCCGTCGTCACCTCGCTGACCGAGGTCACCGGTACCGGCACCCCCGGAACGAAGATCACCGTCAAGGGTGATGTCCAGGGCACCGACACCGTCGACGGTTCGGGCAACTGGAGCGTCCCGGCCGACCTCAGCTACGGAACGGTCTACTCGATCGATGTGACCCAGTCGGCTGAAGGCCAGACCTCACCGGTCGCGACCTCGGTCTTCAGCGTTATCCCGGCCCAGGCCGGCATCACCTCGCCGACCAACAATTCGACAGTCGCGAACGCCGACAAGCCGACCAACGCGACAGGAACCGGCATCACTGGCGCCACGATCAGCGCGAAGATCAACGGCGTCCCCGTACAGGGAACCACGAAGGTCATCGACGGTGAGTGGAGCCTCGTGCTCGGCTCCGCCGTGCAGGTCGGTGCCAACGAGCTCGTCGTCACGCAGAGCATCGACGGCGCTTCGAGCGAAGCCCGTATCGCGTTCACGGTTCAGGCTGCGGCCGGCACTCCGACCGCCACACCGGCACCGACTCCGGGTAACGGCAGCGGTTCGGGCTCGGGTTCGGGTTCGGGTTCGGGTTCGGGCAGTGGTTCGGGCACGGGCGGCGGCCTCGCCCACACCGGCCTCGAAGTGACCGGCATCAGCGTCCTCGCTGCGATCATGCTGGCGCTCGGATCGGCGTTCCTCGTGACCCGCCGACGCGCCGCGCGGAACAACGCGCAGTAG
- a CDS encoding META domain-containing protein, whose product MTKHTPRSLFGPVLAALSGLALVSLLAGCSSSASSPGADGGASGTSISIVGTWGDQSPRQPYLVFDEDSTVAGNDGCNSLGSTYELSGDTVTFSRTTSTMMACIGVDSWLSAVSTAVVTGDTMTVRNEKGDTIGTLTRSA is encoded by the coding sequence ATGACGAAACACACGCCGCGTTCCCTCTTCGGCCCCGTTCTCGCCGCTCTCTCCGGTCTCGCACTCGTCTCCCTGCTGGCCGGTTGCTCCTCGTCGGCATCGTCGCCGGGGGCCGACGGAGGGGCCTCCGGCACGTCGATCTCGATCGTCGGAACCTGGGGTGACCAGTCACCGCGCCAGCCCTACCTGGTCTTCGACGAGGATTCGACGGTCGCGGGAAACGACGGGTGCAATTCGCTCGGATCCACCTACGAACTCTCCGGCGACACTGTCACCTTCTCCCGCACGACGTCGACCATGATGGCCTGCATCGGCGTCGATTCATGGCTCTCCGCAGTGAGCACGGCTGTGGTCACCGGCGACACGATGACGGTCCGCAACGAGAAGGGCGACACCATAGGAACCCTCACCAGGTCTGCCTGA